The following is a genomic window from Magnetospirillum sp. WYHS-4.
ATCTCGTTGATCAACTCCAACAGGTGGTGTCCCCCTTGCACGATATAAGCGACCGAGGACTTCTGCTTTTCGGTCAGGGGTTCATTCGGGTTGTATTCGAGGAGTTGACCGAAGCCGATGATCGCATTCAAGGGGGTGCGCAGTTCGTGGCTCATGCGCGACAGGAACTCGGATTTGGCGTTGTTGGCGCGTTCCGCTTCTTCCTTGGCCTCCTGGAGTTGGACCTCGGCCCGCCTCCGGTCGGTGATGTCGTTCATCACCGAGACGAAGCCCATCACGTCGCCAGCGGCCCCCAATTCATAGCCCCAGTCGGTCTGGACCACCATTTCGGTCCCGTCCGTCCGGCGGAAGACGGCCACGTAAGGCGTGGGCTCCGGGTGCTCGGCGATGACTCTGCGGAACATCTCCAGCATGGCGGGACGTTCGGCCGCATCGACGAAATCCCAGACCTTCAGACCCAGGCTTCCGCCGGGCGGAAGGCCGAACATGGCGTCGTGAGCGGCATTGGCGAAGGTGACGGAGCCCTCCAGATCGATCTTGTTGACTCCGGCGCGGATGCTGGTCAGCAGGCTGTCGTATTCCGCCCGGGCGGCGCGGAGGCTATGTTCCATCGCCTTGCGTACGGTAATATCTTCCTTGACGGCGACGAAATGGGTGACGCTTCCGGCGGCGTCCTTGATGGGGGAGATGGAGGCCATTTCCCAGAAGGTGGTTCCATCCTTGCGCCGATTGAGGAACTCTCCATGCCACTCCTGGCCCGCCCTAAGGGCCCGCCACATGTTCCCGTAGGCGGCGGCGGGGGTGTTGCCGGACTTCAGGATGCTGGGATTCTGGCCCAGGATCTCCGCCATGGTGTAGCCGGTAAGTTCGCAGAACTTGGGATTGACGTATTCGATGCGGGCATGGGCGTCGGTGATGACGATCGAGGTCGGACTCTCCTCGACGGCCCGGGATAGCTTGCGCAAGCTTTCCTGGACTTCCGTGATTTCGCGGATATGAGCGGCGAGCCTGGTCACGGTGGGACGGAAGACGGCGAAGGCCGACAGCACGAGGACCAGCAGGATCGCCCCCAAGGTGGCGTCCTGCAACCGCGCCAGATCTTGAAGGCGTTCTTCGCTATCCGCCTGATGCTGGCTGGTCGCTTCCTCCAAGCCATCCAGTAAGCGGCCGAAGGCCAGGATGGCGAAGTCCTCCGCATGGTCATGGCCGGCCTCTCGGGAAGGAACGCCGACGGCATGTTCCTCGAAAAGCTGGCGGGCCTGATCGAGAAACGAGACTACGTCGCGATCAAGGAAACGTCTCGGCCCGAAATAGAGCGTGTGCAAGGCCTCGGTCCGCGGCGGCAGGATGCCGAGCGTGGGGTCACCCTGGACGAGGATGCGGTGGGACCGGTCCATCTGATCCAAGGCCTGGCGGTATTCCGCGCGCACCGCCGCCCGCAAGGGGCCTTCCGACAGCCGGTCGAGTTCCATACCCAACAGGCCGATGCGCTGGCTGAGCATGCGCTGGCGGCCGGCAAGGTTGAGTTCGGCGGCGCTGGTCCGCTCGCTGTCCAGGATGTTGGCGAGGAGGAGGTGCGAGCCGAACGTCAGCAGCGCCAATCCGAAAAGAACCAGCCCGTACCGGATCGTCATGCCGCGGATGATCGGGTTCATCGGAGGATTTCCCTTGCCATGGGCTTCTTTATCCAGGGAATCCGGAAGGGGTTCAAGAGGGAGCCCGGCTCTCGCCGTTCGTCGTCGCCGAGCTAAACTCCCTGCCTCTGTTATTCCACACCGCAGGTATTACTTCCCGGTGAGGCGCCTTTCCGCCTCGCGGTATTTCTCGGCGGTACGGGCCACCACGTCGGCCGGCAGGTCCGGTGCGGGGGGCTTCTTGTCCCAGCCCGAGCCTTCGAGCCAGTCGCGGACATACTGCTTGTCGAAGCTGGGTGGGTTGGCGCCCGGCCTGTATTCGTCGGCCGGCCAGAAGCGCGACGAGTCGGGGGTCAGCAACTCGTCGATCAGCACGACCCGGCCGTCGTCGTCCATGCCGAATTCCATCTTGGTGTCGGCGATGATGATGCCGCGCGAGGCGGCGAAATCCCGCGCCTCCTTGTAGACCTTCAGGGTGGCGTCGCGAACCTGTTCCGCGACCGTGCCGCCCAGTAGCCGGGCGGCTTCGTCGAAGCTGATGTTCTCGTCATGCTCGCCCACGGCCGCCTTGGTGGAAGGCGTGAAGATGGGCTCGGGCAGGCGATCGGCCAGACGCAAGCCGGCGGGCAGCTTGACGCCGCAGACCGCGCCGCTCGCCTGGTAGTCCTTCCACCCGGTTCCCACGATGTAGCCGCGCACGATGGCTTCCACCGGCAGGGGCTTGAAACGCTTGGCCACCACGGCGCGGCCCCGCACCCGTTCGCGTTCGGCCGGGTCGGAAAGCACCTGCTCCAGGGGGATATCCAGGATGTGGTTGTCCATCGTCGCGTTGGTACGCTCGAACCAGAAATTGGACACCGACGTCAGAAGGCGGCCCTTGCCGGGGATGGGCGTGGGCAGGATGACGTCGAAGGCCGACAGGCGGTCGGACGCGACGATCAGCAGCTTGTCCTCGTCCACCGCGTAAACGTCGCGGACCTTGCCCTTGCGCAGCAAAGGCAGGCTCTCGAGGGCGGAATCGAACAGGGCGTCGGGGGTCATGGGCGTCCTCCAGTCTCCGGGAAGGGGAGAGCAATGGCTTGCTCCGCTTCCGCCGTCAAGAGGACAAGGCGACCGCCCGTTCGAAGAAGGCCGATATTTCGTCGATGTAGGTCTGGTTCTCATACAGGATTCCCGCCTTCGCCGCGATGCGGTCCCGCATGGCCTGGCGGAAATCCGGCTCCCGGCCCAGGCGGAGGGCGGTCGCGACATATCCCGCCTCGTCGGCGGCCGCCAGTTCGGGAACCTCCAGGCGCAAAAGCATGGCCGTCGTCGGATCGCCGCGCAGCATGCCGGTGCGGCGGGTGACGATGGGGGTGCCGGCCGACAGCGCCTCCAGCGAGGTGTTGCCGCCGCCGAAGGGGAAGGGATCGAGGATGACGTCCGCCAGGGCCGTGAGGGCCAGAAAATCCTCTTCCGTCTGGCGGGGAAGAAAATGGACGCGGCTGGCCGCCTCGCCCAAGTGCCGGCGGAAGCGGCGGTCCAAGGCGTCGCGGTGTTCGGCGATGCTCATGGTGTCGATCAGCACCAGGCGCCCTGTCGGGTCGCCGTCCAGCACGGCGCGGAAGACGGGATCGAAGGCCGGCGTCAGCTTGAACAGGGATTGGGGGCAAAGGTAGAGGGTGCCCGTCTCCGCCAGCCCGAAATGGGCGCGGTCGCGCCGGGGCGGCGCGGGGGGGCGGCGATAGAAGGTGGGAATCTCGTTCAGCCGCAACAGGCGTTCGGTGTAGCGCTCCTCCCCGCCCGCATCTTCCATGTCCTTCTGGATGACGAACCAATCCAGGGTATCCAGGCCGGTGGTGACCGGATGGCCCCAGGCGACGCATTGGACCGGGGCGTAGCGTCCGAAGGCCAGGAAGTAGGTGAAAGGGTCCATGCCGATGTCGGTGAAATAGAGCAGGTCCAGCCGCTCTGCGGCCACCGCCCGCTGGGCCGCCCATAGGTCGG
Proteins encoded in this region:
- a CDS encoding phosphoribosylaminoimidazolesuccinocarboxamide synthase, which codes for MTPDALFDSALESLPLLRKGKVRDVYAVDEDKLLIVASDRLSAFDVILPTPIPGKGRLLTSVSNFWFERTNATMDNHILDIPLEQVLSDPAERERVRGRAVVAKRFKPLPVEAIVRGYIVGTGWKDYQASGAVCGVKLPAGLRLADRLPEPIFTPSTKAAVGEHDENISFDEAARLLGGTVAEQVRDATLKVYKEARDFAASRGIIIADTKMEFGMDDDGRVVLIDELLTPDSSRFWPADEYRPGANPPSFDKQYVRDWLEGSGWDKKPPAPDLPADVVARTAEKYREAERRLTGK
- a CDS encoding PAS domain S-box protein; amino-acid sequence: MNPIIRGMTIRYGLVLFGLALLTFGSHLLLANILDSERTSAAELNLAGRQRMLSQRIGLLGMELDRLSEGPLRAAVRAEYRQALDQMDRSHRILVQGDPTLGILPPRTEALHTLYFGPRRFLDRDVVSFLDQARQLFEEHAVGVPSREAGHDHAEDFAILAFGRLLDGLEEATSQHQADSEERLQDLARLQDATLGAILLVLVLSAFAVFRPTVTRLAAHIREITEVQESLRKLSRAVEESPTSIVITDAHARIEYVNPKFCELTGYTMAEILGQNPSILKSGNTPAAAYGNMWRALRAGQEWHGEFLNRRKDGTTFWEMASISPIKDAAGSVTHFVAVKEDITVRKAMEHSLRAARAEYDSLLTSIRAGVNKIDLEGSVTFANAAHDAMFGLPPGGSLGLKVWDFVDAAERPAMLEMFRRVIAEHPEPTPYVAVFRRTDGTEMVVQTDWGYELGAAGDVMGFVSVMNDITDRRRAEVQLQEAKEEAERANNAKSEFLSRMSHELRTPLNAIIGFGQLLEYNPNEPLTEKQKSSVAYIVQGGHHLLELINEILDLAKIEAGHLELSLESVAVAPLVADCLPLIQPRADERHITVRVAADQGRVVRADHTRLKQVLLNLMSNAVKYNRDGGAIDIFYSDAPNGLLRIAVADTGPGIPEEHQGEVFQPFNRLGAEGSTVEGTGIGLTITRRLIEAMGGRIGFASKPGEGTTFWVEVPTADALASAEAAPESEAGAGVGTEPHAWAGARVLYVEDNPTNVELMQIFLAGTKGFHLLVAVTAEEGLDMARRERPDIILMDVNLPGMSGVEAVRRLKADPETRGIPVIAVSAAAMPRDVEAGVEAGFDSYLTKPINLREVLKTIHHLLANRASVLT